The Candidatus Hydrogenedentota bacterium nucleotide sequence CGTCTGTGCGGCTGCTCGCGGATACCGCCGAGTCACTCGGGGTGGGCATCGGCGTCGAGAATGTGTGGAACAAGTTCCTCCTCAGCCCCGTGGAGATGCGCGATTTCATAGACCACTGCGAAAGCCCCCGCGTGGGCGCCTACGTGGACACGGGCAACATGATGCCCTACGGCTATCCGGAGCAATACCTGCGGATTCTGGGGCGGCGCGTGCTGAAGGTCCACGCGAAGGATTTCCGCGTGAGCGCGGGCAACTTGGACGGGTTTGTGATGCTGCTGGAGGGGGACGTGGACTGGCCCGCCGTGGCGGCGGCCCTGCGCGACATGGACTACAACGGCCCAATGACCGCCGAGATCGGACCGTACCGCCATGGCGGCGGGGCACAACTGCGGCAGATATCCACAGCACTGGACGCAATCAGGGAAATGGCCTGAGGCTTACTTCAACACGGCGTCCAGCAGGCCGCTGACCGCCTTCTCCTCGGGCGAGCCGGATTTCAGCCTGAGCAGGGTGGACGCGGCGCCGCCGCCGTCAAAGAGGTTGCCCTCCCCCATCTTCAGGGTCTGGCCCACGCCGTACTTCATGACCAGGTTGGCCACATCGTCCTTGAAGAAGGTGTTGGCGATGCCTGTGGCCAGTCTGCCGCCCACCTGAAGTTTCACATCGTCCAGTTTCGCGTCGGCGGCGCGGCGCTCGGGCAGGATGCCCACGTCGTATCCCGACTGTTTCAGGTCCAAATCAAAGGGCAGGCGCCCGTTCCGGAAGGTGGCCCCGAGGGGGACCGTGCCCACCTTGGTCTTCGCCTCAATGGACAGGCCCAGGGTGGTGAAGTCCAGGAGCGCGGGCAGCACGGGCCGGGTCTCCATCCACAGCGGCTCCGGGTCCTGGGTGAGTTTGAGGTCGCGGAAGGTGATCTCCTTCACGTACAGCTCGATGTCGCGTTTGGTGAGCTCCTCCGTGCCGGGGATCAGTTTTAGCGGCACTTTTTGGAGTTCGGCGGGCACCCTGACGGTCATCCCGCCAAACCGGGTGGCCTGGGCGAACATCTCGATGAGGTTCAACTGCTCCCTGGCCTTGCCCAGGGGCGCTTTCCATTCCTCCGGGTTGTACGTCGCCGCCGGAGCGGCGGCCTCCTCCGCCGCAACACCAAGCGCCACAACCAGCGCCGCCGCCAAAACAAGCCGTGTCATGCCGTGTCTCCCGTGTCCGGCCGTGTTCCCAGGTAAAGCGTCGCGATGCCGAAAGTAAGCGGCTCGGCGGACACCCCTTGAAAACCGGCCTGTTCCATTTTTTCGCAAAACGCCCCCCCGTAAGGGAAGGCCTCCACCGTCTCGTTCAAATAACGGTAGGCGGCGGGCTTTCCGGAGACGGCCCCGCCCAGCCGGGGCAGGATGTTCCGGAAATAAAACAAATAGCCCGCACGGAACAGGACGTTTTTCGGCAGGGAAAATTCAAGAATGAG carries:
- a CDS encoding sugar phosphate isomerase/epimerase, producing the protein MWTKGINQWVFPAGTPVERAMEEAAQAGFEAFEVCFGPDGPLPLEMTGAEAAALRRHAESLGLALSSVASGMGWQFPLSSPDPAVRERGLETNRRMLQLAAWLGADTLLVVPGLVTPEVSYDEALETALASVRLLADTAESLGVGIGVENVWNKFLLSPVEMRDFIDHCESPRVGAYVDTGNMMPYGYPEQYLRILGRRVLKVHAKDFRVSAGNLDGFVMLLEGDVDWPAVAAALRDMDYNGPMTAEIGPYRHGGGAQLRQISTALDAIREMA